The sequence CGGTAGATCTTTAGCTGAAGGTTCTTAAACTGAGAGCGGGTGAAGGGAATCGAACCCTCGGAGTCCATCTTGGGAATGCAGAAGGCCCATGGGCTGCCGGCATTCCCTTCCGCAATCCTTCGCTTGCGGTTGCCACGTAGGGTTGCCGTTGTAAGAAAAAAAGCAAGCGTGCGAGGTCGGTCTTCGACCTCGCACGCTGCTCACGCCGCTGCTCTGCCCTAGACAGCATTGCGATTATTGGCTGCCCGCAATCCCTGGGCTGTCATTGCCTTCTCTCGCCCAGGGATTCCGCGCAGTTATGGCTAAACATCCGCCTCTAAGCCTAAACCGCACAGGTTGCGTCGGACCCGCCACATTTCAGTCAGATAATTTTTTATGGCCAATCTGCCAACGACGAGCTCCGTATTTCAGGGGGGGAAAATCACACGGATAACCTCATTGGGGAGTGTGACGTTGCGAGTAGGGTGATTTGCCTGATAAGATGGGCAAGTTCATTGCAAGTTGAATCGGGACCGCGAACGCGTATGCCTATGTCGCTCGACCATTCAATCAGCCACTGCATTGCGGCATTAAAGGCGGGCGACCTTAACGAGGCTGGCAAGCTCTGGGAGAGATATCAGCGTCGGTTGGTCGAGTTGGCCGGCCAATGGCTGGCCCACCAACCAAAGACCGTGCGGGACGAGGACGACGTTGCCCAGAGCGTTTTTCTCTGCATCTGCCGTGGCGCCACCGCAGGCCGTTTGGACGACGTCCGCAATCGCGACGAGCTTTGGTGGTTGCTGCTAGCCATCACTCGGCAAAAGACCATCGATTTGATTCGGCGTCAGTCCTCGTTGAAGAGCGGCGGACAGCGCGTCAAATCGGTCTCGGCGATCACCATTGACGACCAAGGGCCCCGCAGGCAACTCTCCTTCGAGGAACTGGTCAGCGATGTGCCCACCCCCGAAATGCTGGCCATCTTGGCGGACGAGCATCGATATCTCCTCGGTCTACTGCGCGACGATGATTTGCGGAGGATCGCAACCTCGCGGCTCGAAGGGTACAGTGTCGACGAGATCTCCAGCGATCTCATCATCAGTAAAAGATCGGTCGAGCGGAAACTACGTTTGATTCGCGACGCGTGGACGAAGGAGCTACTCCATGCGGGATAACGGGCAGATTCCTCCGGAAGAGTTGATCGGGCTCTCCGCGGCTCATCGAATCGACATCATCTGCGACCGATTCGAACGGGAATGGTGGGCCGGCAATAGCCCCGATTTAGAAAAGTATCTGCAGTACGCCGACTCTGGATTCCGCGACGAGCTGTTCGTGGAATTGCTACTTGTCGATTGGGAGCTGCGCAGTCACGACGCGCAAGCACCCGATTGGCGCACCTATCGCACTCGGTTCCCGGAATTCGCCGCCCAAATCGAAGAGGCCCGGCTCAAGCAACGAGGAGCACCGGTCCCGCATGAGCCTGAAATTCCCATGTGCGTCGGCCACTTCGAGCTCATCGAGCCGATCGGCGCAGGCACCAACGGCCAGGTGTGGAAGGCGATCGATCCCCGTCTGCAACGGACCGTTGCCATCAAGTTCCCGCACGCGCGACGTCTGCTCGATAAAGATCTAGATCGGTTCCTGCGAGAGGGGCGCGCGGCCGCCAAATTAAACCATCCCGGGATCGTGCCGGTGTTTGACGTGGGGCGCGAAGGAGACTCGGTCTACATCGTATCGGCCTATATTGCCGGCCGTAATCTGCGGGAATGGCTCAGCACTTCGCGGCCAACTCCCAGCAAAGCCGCCGAGTTGTGTGTGCAACTGGCCGAGGCACTCGATCATGCCCACGAGCGCGGCATTATCCATCGCGACCTGAAGCCTGGTAACGTTATTCTCGATGATTCGCTGCTTCCCCATGTCACGGACTTCGGTCTAGCCAAGAGCGCCAGCGACGGTCGTGATGTGACCTTGGATGGCGAACTGATGGGGACGCCGGCCTACATGTCGCCGGAGCAGGCCAGCGGCAAAGCGACCATTGCCGATCGACGTACGGATATCTATTCGATCGGCGTGATCCTTTACGAACTGTTGACCGGCCAGTGCCCTTTTTTGGGCAATCAGGCCGCCGTCATGCATCAGGTGATTAACAACGAACCTGTACGTCCGCGCAAGGTTCAACGCTATGTGCCCCGCGACCTGGAGACGATTTGCCTTAAAGCGATGGCAAAATCTCCCGACAATCGCTATTGGACGGCTCAGGAAATGGCCGTCGACCTGCGGCGTTTCCTGAATGGCCTCCCGATCTTGGCCCGTCGGCCCGGTCCCTTGGAGCAGGCTTGGCGATGGATTCGTCGGCGGCCGGCCGTGGCGGCTGCCATTGCCTTGATGTTCATGCTCGTTGGATCGTTCGCCTTTGCCGGGCGGCTCGCCGCGGAGAAGCGTGCTTTGCTTGGTCTGCAGACGGTCTGCCTGACGACACAACCTGAAGGTGCGAAGGTCGTTGTCGTTCCGCTCGACGAAACAACCGGCGAACCGATCGCGGAGAAAGCCGTACGCTTTCGTGGGCGAACACCGCTGCGCGAGGAAATACTGCCGGGCGACTACCTGGTCGTTGCCGTCCTGGACGATGGGCGGTTTCACGAGGTGCTTCGGCACGTTCCCAAGTTCGCAGATACTCTTCCCAATGTATCTCCGCATCGGCGCTGGAAGGTTGCGGACGATCGATCCATCGTCGTTCCCGTAATTAAAATTCCGCAACAAGACGTAACGCAGGATATGGCACTCGTCGGCGAAGGGTCGTCGGCTCGCATATTTATGGATTGCCATGAATTCTCGGTAGGCGACTATCGGCGCCTTTCCGGTGGCCGACTTCCCGGCGACAAAGCTTGGAAGGCAGTGCCCGACGATTGGGCCTTGACGATGCGTTTCGACATGGCCGTTTGGATTGCGGAAAATGTGGGCAAACGACTGCCAACAGAATCAGAGTTCGAACTGGCAATGTCGCAGCGAGTGCAACTCCCCGCATCGCCCTCAGCCGAGGAACCACAAGACACCGCGGA is a genomic window of Pirellulales bacterium containing:
- a CDS encoding protein kinase; protein product: MRDNGQIPPEELIGLSAAHRIDIICDRFEREWWAGNSPDLEKYLQYADSGFRDELFVELLLVDWELRSHDAQAPDWRTYRTRFPEFAAQIEEARLKQRGAPVPHEPEIPMCVGHFELIEPIGAGTNGQVWKAIDPRLQRTVAIKFPHARRLLDKDLDRFLREGRAAAKLNHPGIVPVFDVGREGDSVYIVSAYIAGRNLREWLSTSRPTPSKAAELCVQLAEALDHAHERGIIHRDLKPGNVILDDSLLPHVTDFGLAKSASDGRDVTLDGELMGTPAYMSPEQASGKATIADRRTDIYSIGVILYELLTGQCPFLGNQAAVMHQVINNEPVRPRKVQRYVPRDLETICLKAMAKSPDNRYWTAQEMAVDLRRFLNGLPILARRPGPLEQAWRWIRRRPAVAAAIALMFMLVGSFAFAGRLAAEKRALLGLQTVCLTTQPEGAKVVVVPLDETTGEPIAEKAVRFRGRTPLREEILPGDYLVVAVLDDGRFHEVLRHVPKFADTLPNVSPHRRWKVADDRSIVVPVIKIPQQDVTQDMALVGEGSSARIFMDCHEFSVGDYRRLSGGRLPGDKAWKAVPDDWALTMRFDMAVWIAENVGKRLPTESEFELAMSQRVQLPASPSAEEPQDTAELGPVGFPSEDRTNTVPPVFGLCSNVAEWTFSLVSGHRANLRDDHKGVPAIYAPDERIVRGGDKSVIAGNGSVAPAHRNPDVRIALSRNSMQPGVGFRCVRSVTPQFTAE
- a CDS encoding ECF-type sigma factor; this encodes MPMSLDHSISHCIAALKAGDLNEAGKLWERYQRRLVELAGQWLAHQPKTVRDEDDVAQSVFLCICRGATAGRLDDVRNRDELWWLLLAITRQKTIDLIRRQSSLKSGGQRVKSVSAITIDDQGPRRQLSFEELVSDVPTPEMLAILADEHRYLLGLLRDDDLRRIATSRLEGYSVDEISSDLIISKRSVERKLRLIRDAWTKELLHAG